A DNA window from Takifugu flavidus isolate HTHZ2018 chromosome 15, ASM371156v2, whole genome shotgun sequence contains the following coding sequences:
- the slc6a9 gene encoding sodium- and chloride-dependent glycine transporter 1 isoform X2 has translation MEEKPFASILNGAVPGEPVKKDENSRRGNWGNQIEFVLTSVGYAVGLGNVWRFPYLCYRNGGGAFMLPYFIMLVFCGIPLFFLELSFGQFASLGCLGVWRISPMFKGVGYGMMVVSTYIGIYYNVVICIAFYYFFMSMTNLLPWTYCNNPWNTPDCSGVVGQDGTLNTSLANTTSLVTEVVNRTKRTSPSEEYWKYYVLNISDDIGNFGEVHLPILGCLAISWVVVFLCLFRGVKSSGKVVYFTATFPYVVLTILFIRGITLDGAINGIKYYLTPQWEKVLDAKVWGDAASQIFYSLGCAWGGLITMASYNKFHNNCFRDSIIISITNCATSVYAGFVIFSILGFMAHHLNVPVSEVADHGPGLAFVAYPEALTLLPISPLWSLLFFFMLILLGLGTQFCLLETLVTAIVDEIGTDWIIRNKTIITLSVAIVGFLLGIPLTTRAGIYWLLLMDNYAASFSLVIISCIMCVCVMYVYGHRKYFKDVEMMLGFPPPLFFKICWRFISPTIIAFILVFTVIQYKPITYNDYIYPGWSLAIGFAMALSSVICIPIYAIYKVVRSPGATFRERLKNACRADPNWGPALKEHRTGRYAAMTSEDAVEDCPLKEREELKEEQKERKDDISLTIQGSNGSTTTHNNPNPSA, from the exons AATGGTGCTGTTCCAGGTGAACCGGTGAAGAAGGATGAAAACTCCCGGAGAGGGAACTGGGGTAACCAGATTGAGTTTGTGCTGACCAGCGTGGGCTATGCTGTGGGCCTGGGCAACGTCTGGAGGTTTCCCTACCTCTGCTACAGGAACGGTGGAG GCGCCTTCATGCTACCGTACTTCATCATGCTGGTGTTCTGTGGaatccctctcttcttcctggAGTTGTCCTTCGGGCAGTTCGCCAGCCTGGGGTGCCTGGGAGTTTGGAGGATCAGCCCGATGTTTAAAG GTGTCGGCTATGGTATGATGGTGGTGTCCACCTACATTGGAATTTACTACAACGTGGTCATTTGCATCGCCTTCTACTACTTTTTTATGTCCATGACAAACCTTCTGCCATGGACCTACTGCAATAACCCCTGGAACACACCGGACTGCAGCGGGGTGGTGGGCCAAGACGGCACGCTCAACACTAGCCTGGCTAACACCACGAGCTTAGTGACAGAGGTGGTGAACCGCACCAAGAGGACCAGCCCCAGTGAGGAGTACTGGAA GTACTACGTGCTGAACATCTCCGACGATATTGGCAACTTTGGAGAAGTGCATCTGCCCATCCTGGGCTGCCTGGCCATCTCCtgggttgttgttttcctctgtctcttcAGGGGTGTTAAATCCTCTGGCAAG GTGGTGTATTTCACGGCTACTTTCCCTTACGTGGTCCTCACCATCCTGTTCATCCGTGGCATCACCCTGGATGGAGCCATCAACGGCATCAAGTACTACCTGACCCCGCAGTGGGAGAAAGTCCTTGATGCGAAG GTGTGGGGAGATGCGGCATCACAGATCTTCTACTCTCTGGGCTGTGCCTGGGGGGGCCTCATCACAATGGCTTCTTATAACAAGTTCCACAACAACTGCTTCAG AGacagcatcatcatcagcataacCAACTGTGCCACCAGTGTGTACGCTGGCTTCGTCATCTTCTCCATTCTGGGCTTCATGGCCCACCACCTGAACGTCCCCGTGTCAGAGGTGGCCGACCACGGCCCAGGCCTGGCCTTCGTGGCGTACCCAGAAGCCCTCACGCTGCTCCCCATTTCACCGCTGTGGtcgctgctcttcttcttcatgctcATCCTTTTGGGACTTGGAACTCAA TTCTGTCTGCTCGAGACTCTGGTGACGGCCATCGTCGATGAGATCGGCACAGACTGGATCATCAGGAACAAGACCATCATTACCTTGTCGGTGGCCATAGTTGGATTCTTACTGGGCATTCCACTGACGACACGG GCAGGAATctactggctgctgctgatggacaaCTACGCTGCCAGCTTCTCCTTGGTCATTATCTCCTGCATAATGTGCGTCTGCGTCATGTATGTTTACG GCCACCGGAAGTACTTTAAAGACGTGGAGATGATGCTGGGCTTCCCCCCTCCGCTGTTCTTCAAGATCTGCTGGAGGTTCATCTCCCCCACCATTATTGCT ttCATTCTGGTTTTCACAGTGATCCAGTACAAGCCCATCACCTACAACGACTATATTTATCCCGGCTGGTCTCTGGCTATCGGCTTCGCCATGGCTCTGTCCTCGGTAATCTGCATACCCATTTATGCCATCTACAAGGTCGTCCGGTCCCCAGGAGCCACCTTCAGAGAG cgtTTGAAGAACGCCTGCCGCGCTGATCCAAACTGGGGCCCCGCCTTGAAAGAGCACCGGACGGGTCGCTACGCCGCCATGACCTCTGAAGACGCTGTGGAAGATTGTCCTCTGAAGGAGcgggaggagctgaaggaggagcagaaagagcgGAAAGATGACATCAGCCTCACCATCCAGGGAAGCAACGGCTCGACCACCACACACAACAACCCCAACCCCAGTGCATAA
- the slc6a9 gene encoding sodium- and chloride-dependent glycine transporter 1 isoform X1, translated as MSDSNAIAASTTDQNGAVPGEPVKKDENSRRGNWGNQIEFVLTSVGYAVGLGNVWRFPYLCYRNGGGAFMLPYFIMLVFCGIPLFFLELSFGQFASLGCLGVWRISPMFKGVGYGMMVVSTYIGIYYNVVICIAFYYFFMSMTNLLPWTYCNNPWNTPDCSGVVGQDGTLNTSLANTTSLVTEVVNRTKRTSPSEEYWKYYVLNISDDIGNFGEVHLPILGCLAISWVVVFLCLFRGVKSSGKVVYFTATFPYVVLTILFIRGITLDGAINGIKYYLTPQWEKVLDAKVWGDAASQIFYSLGCAWGGLITMASYNKFHNNCFRDSIIISITNCATSVYAGFVIFSILGFMAHHLNVPVSEVADHGPGLAFVAYPEALTLLPISPLWSLLFFFMLILLGLGTQFCLLETLVTAIVDEIGTDWIIRNKTIITLSVAIVGFLLGIPLTTRAGIYWLLLMDNYAASFSLVIISCIMCVCVMYVYGHRKYFKDVEMMLGFPPPLFFKICWRFISPTIIAFILVFTVIQYKPITYNDYIYPGWSLAIGFAMALSSVICIPIYAIYKVVRSPGATFRERLKNACRADPNWGPALKEHRTGRYAAMTSEDAVEDCPLKEREELKEEQKERKDDISLTIQGSNGSTTTHNNPNPSA; from the exons AATGGTGCTGTTCCAGGTGAACCGGTGAAGAAGGATGAAAACTCCCGGAGAGGGAACTGGGGTAACCAGATTGAGTTTGTGCTGACCAGCGTGGGCTATGCTGTGGGCCTGGGCAACGTCTGGAGGTTTCCCTACCTCTGCTACAGGAACGGTGGAG GCGCCTTCATGCTACCGTACTTCATCATGCTGGTGTTCTGTGGaatccctctcttcttcctggAGTTGTCCTTCGGGCAGTTCGCCAGCCTGGGGTGCCTGGGAGTTTGGAGGATCAGCCCGATGTTTAAAG GTGTCGGCTATGGTATGATGGTGGTGTCCACCTACATTGGAATTTACTACAACGTGGTCATTTGCATCGCCTTCTACTACTTTTTTATGTCCATGACAAACCTTCTGCCATGGACCTACTGCAATAACCCCTGGAACACACCGGACTGCAGCGGGGTGGTGGGCCAAGACGGCACGCTCAACACTAGCCTGGCTAACACCACGAGCTTAGTGACAGAGGTGGTGAACCGCACCAAGAGGACCAGCCCCAGTGAGGAGTACTGGAA GTACTACGTGCTGAACATCTCCGACGATATTGGCAACTTTGGAGAAGTGCATCTGCCCATCCTGGGCTGCCTGGCCATCTCCtgggttgttgttttcctctgtctcttcAGGGGTGTTAAATCCTCTGGCAAG GTGGTGTATTTCACGGCTACTTTCCCTTACGTGGTCCTCACCATCCTGTTCATCCGTGGCATCACCCTGGATGGAGCCATCAACGGCATCAAGTACTACCTGACCCCGCAGTGGGAGAAAGTCCTTGATGCGAAG GTGTGGGGAGATGCGGCATCACAGATCTTCTACTCTCTGGGCTGTGCCTGGGGGGGCCTCATCACAATGGCTTCTTATAACAAGTTCCACAACAACTGCTTCAG AGacagcatcatcatcagcataacCAACTGTGCCACCAGTGTGTACGCTGGCTTCGTCATCTTCTCCATTCTGGGCTTCATGGCCCACCACCTGAACGTCCCCGTGTCAGAGGTGGCCGACCACGGCCCAGGCCTGGCCTTCGTGGCGTACCCAGAAGCCCTCACGCTGCTCCCCATTTCACCGCTGTGGtcgctgctcttcttcttcatgctcATCCTTTTGGGACTTGGAACTCAA TTCTGTCTGCTCGAGACTCTGGTGACGGCCATCGTCGATGAGATCGGCACAGACTGGATCATCAGGAACAAGACCATCATTACCTTGTCGGTGGCCATAGTTGGATTCTTACTGGGCATTCCACTGACGACACGG GCAGGAATctactggctgctgctgatggacaaCTACGCTGCCAGCTTCTCCTTGGTCATTATCTCCTGCATAATGTGCGTCTGCGTCATGTATGTTTACG GCCACCGGAAGTACTTTAAAGACGTGGAGATGATGCTGGGCTTCCCCCCTCCGCTGTTCTTCAAGATCTGCTGGAGGTTCATCTCCCCCACCATTATTGCT ttCATTCTGGTTTTCACAGTGATCCAGTACAAGCCCATCACCTACAACGACTATATTTATCCCGGCTGGTCTCTGGCTATCGGCTTCGCCATGGCTCTGTCCTCGGTAATCTGCATACCCATTTATGCCATCTACAAGGTCGTCCGGTCCCCAGGAGCCACCTTCAGAGAG cgtTTGAAGAACGCCTGCCGCGCTGATCCAAACTGGGGCCCCGCCTTGAAAGAGCACCGGACGGGTCGCTACGCCGCCATGACCTCTGAAGACGCTGTGGAAGATTGTCCTCTGAAGGAGcgggaggagctgaaggaggagcagaaagagcgGAAAGATGACATCAGCCTCACCATCCAGGGAAGCAACGGCTCGACCACCACACACAACAACCCCAACCCCAGTGCATAA